The DNA segment TTGACCATCCAACAATTCTTTGCAGGTCTTTACGGCCACACCGATATTTCTCAAGAACCCATGTCGGCAGGAAGACAAATGGGCGGTCATTTCATGACGCACAGTTTGAATGAAGACGGCAGTTGGAAAAATTTGACCAAACAAAAAAATTCCAGTGCAGACATTTCTCCAACAGCAGCACAAATGCCGCGAATGTTGGGATTGGCACAAGCATCAAAAATATACAGAGACGTACCCGAAATTACCAATAAAGATAATTTCTCCATCAATGGAAATGAAATTTCATGGGGAACCATAGGAAATGCAAGTACTTCCGAAGGCTTGTTTTTCGAGACCATAAATGCAGCAGGAGTCTTGCAAGTGCCAATGGTTTTGAGCGTTTGGGACGATGAATATGGCATTTCTGTTCATGCAAAACACCAAACCACCAAAGAAAGTATTTCCGATATTTTAAAAGGCTATCAACGCGAAGGAGACAGCAACGGCATTGAAATCCTAAAAGTAAAAGGTTGGGATTATGCCGGTTTGGTCGAAACTTATGAAAAAGCAGCCGATTTAGCTCGTGAAAAACACACTCCCATACTGATTCACGTGTATCAATTGACGCAACCACAAGGACATTCCAGTTCAGGTTCGCACGAAAGATATAAAGATTCCACAAGACTGGCTTGGGAAAAAGATTTTGATTGCGTTCGCCAAATGAAATTATGGATGATTGCCATCAACATTGCCTCTCCGGAAGAAATTGAAGCGATTGATGCACAAGCAAAAAAAGAAGTTCTTGAAGCTAAAATTGCAGCTTGGAATGCGTTTATAGAACCTATTATTGAAGAAAAAAAGCAACTGGTTTCCTTATTGGAAAAAGTAGCTTCAACAAGTTCCAACAAGGATAAAATACTAAAAATCGCCAGTGATTTAAACAAAATAAAAACACCTTTAAAAAAGGAAATTTTGGTATCTGCGCGAACTGTTTTACGATTGATTGCACACGAAAACAATAAAACGGAACTATCCAGCTGGATTACTTCCTACACCAACATAACCCAACAAAAATTCAGCAGCAACTTGTTTTCAGAATCTGGCTTGAATGTGTTTTCTGCAAAGGAAATTTTGCCGGAATACGACAAAGAAGCCAAAGAAGACACTGACGGCCGAATGATTTTGCGTGATAATTTTGATGCTATTTTTTCCAAATACCCCGAAGCTTTAATTTTTGGCGAGGATGCCGGAAATATTGGTGACGTCAATCAAGGATTGGTTGGATTACAGGAAAAATACGGCGAACTGCGTGTTGCCGATGTCGGAATCAGGGAAGCATCGATTATTGGTC comes from the Flavobacterium limnophilum genome and includes:
- a CDS encoding alpha-ketoacid dehydrogenase subunit alpha/beta; the protein is MIKEKTNTTLTFEDFKTEVLNDYKIAITSRECSLLGRKEVLTGKAKFGIFGDGKEVPQLAMAKSFKNGDFRSGYYRDQTFMMAIGELTIQQFFAGLYGHTDISQEPMSAGRQMGGHFMTHSLNEDGSWKNLTKQKNSSADISPTAAQMPRMLGLAQASKIYRDVPEITNKDNFSINGNEISWGTIGNASTSEGLFFETINAAGVLQVPMVLSVWDDEYGISVHAKHQTTKESISDILKGYQREGDSNGIEILKVKGWDYAGLVETYEKAADLAREKHTPILIHVYQLTQPQGHSSSGSHERYKDSTRLAWEKDFDCVRQMKLWMIAINIASPEEIEAIDAQAKKEVLEAKIAAWNAFIEPIIEEKKQLVSLLEKVASTSSNKDKILKIASDLNKIKTPLKKEILVSARTVLRLIAHENNKTELSSWITSYTNITQQKFSSNLFSESGLNVFSAKEILPEYDKEAKEDTDGRMILRDNFDAIFSKYPEALIFGEDAGNIGDVNQGLVGLQEKYGELRVADVGIREASIIGQGIGMALRGLRPIAEIQYLDYLLYAIQIMSDDLATLQYRTAGKQKAPLIIRTRGHRLEGIWHSGSPMGMIINAIRGIHVLVPRNMTKAAGFYNTLLECDEPALVVECLNGYRLKEKMPLNYGEFKTPIGVVETIKQGADITLVSYGSTLRLVEQAAKELLKENGIDCEIIDIQSLLPFDVNHDIVKSVAKTNRLLIIDEDLPGGASAYILQQIIENQEGYKYLDSKPQTLTAKAHRPAYGTDGDYFSKPSIEDIFEKVYATMNEVNPSKYPALY